In Populus nigra chromosome 1, ddPopNigr1.1, whole genome shotgun sequence, one genomic interval encodes:
- the LOC133669500 gene encoding glycine-rich RNA-binding protein RZ1A: protein MSEELEYRCFIGGLSWSTSDRGLKETFEKFGHLLEAKVVVDKFSGRSRGFGFVTFDEKKAMEDAIEGMNGMDLDGRTITVDKAQPQQGSSRDLDGDRSRDRDRDRGHDRDRNRDYGGGRGSNSGECFKCGKPGHFARECPSEGARGGRYGGRDERYSGGGGSGGSRYGPDRNGDRSGGRNRDGGSRGGPGGDRYNRDRSGPYERRTSGFRSG from the exons ATGTCAGAAGAGTTAGAGTACCGCTGTTTTATTGGCGGCCTTTCATGGTCTACTTCTGATAGAGGTTTAAAGGAGACTTTTGAAAAGTTTGGCCATCTTCTTGAAGCTAAG GTAGTGGTTGATAAGTTCAGTGGACGCTCTCGTGGATTTGGGTTTGTCACTTTTGATGAGAAGAAAGCAATGGAAGATGCCATTGAAGGGATGAATGGAATGGATTTAGACGGCCGAACCATCACTGTTGATAAAGCTCAGCCTCAGCAAGGTTCAAGCAGGGATCTTGATGGTGATCGCAGCCGTGATAGGGATCGTGACCGTGGGCATGATCGTGATAGGAATCGTGACTATGGAGGTGGGCGTGGATCTAACAGTGGAGAGTGCTTTAAGTGTGGCAAGCCTGGGCATTTTGCTAGGGAGTGTCCAAGTGAAGGGGCAAGAGGTGGCAGGTATGGTGGCAGAGATGAGAGGTATTCTGGTGGCGGCGGCAGTGGTGGTAGTCGCTATGGCCCTGATCGGAATGGAGATCGATCTGGTGGGCGTAATAGGGATGGTGGTAGTCGTGGAGGTCCTGGAGGTGATCGATATAATCGTGACCGTTCAGGACCCTATGAGCGTCGTACTTCAGGGTTTCGTTCAGGATAG
- the LOC133681036 gene encoding uncharacterized protein LOC133681036 — protein sequence MWYLCVFYHRLLSYRRAEVESLAEMFGVFSSLEWRLPENQHPDSPFHLVNLPSEDIARNIANRSILVKGIYELWGEGSSFEQLEEAIKSYPEDRKLPYLTCETTFKVTVDSFGKAISFQEQNDRIKSLAYIPFKGRVNLKNPDINFWLIETDDYGAPNGLPPVVQKRIFFGRLVGGADRKLLPTYQLKSRRYLGPTAMDAEMAFLMANQALVMPGKLVYDPFVGTGSILVAAAHFGAMTMGADIDIRAVRDGRGPDCNVWSNFKQYGLPSPVALLRADNNLPPWRSGLKEIFDAIICDPPYGVRAGGRKSGGRKLLKGIVGPYTVPDDKRTDHIPSTAPYSLAECVHDLLDLAARMLVMGGRLVYFYPVLREDDVMENHFPEHPCFKLIASSEQILSSRYSRVLVTMVKTGSYTDKVAEAAKIKHQEFKENYVKWLEHGNLHSSVFGPAHLHLGEETDSKLCKELKPKYRGKYV from the exons atgtggTATCTGTGCGTGTTTTACCACAGATTGCTAAGTTACAGAAGGGCAGAAGTGGAGTCTCTGGCAGAAATGTTTGGGGTTTTTTCGAGTTTGGAATGGAGGCTTCCAGAAAATCAGCATCCCGACTCTCCTTTCCATTTGGTCAATCTTCCTTCAGAAGATATTGCTCGAAACATTGCCAATCGAAGCATACTTGTCAAAGGAATCTATGAACTTTGGGGAGAAGGAAGTAGCTTTGAGCAACTTGAAGAGGCTATAAAGAGTTATCCGGAAGACCGAAAATTGCCTTACTTGACTTGTGAAACTACTTTCAAGGTCACTGTTGACAGCTTTGGAAAGGCAATCAGCTTCCAGGAACAGAATGACCGTATCAAGAGTCTTGCCTACATCCCTTTCaag GGCCGAGTTAATTTGAAAAACCCAGATATCAACTTCTGGCTCATAGAAACTGATGACTATGGAGCTCCCAATGGGCTTCCGCCGGTTGTCCAAAAAAGAATCTTTTTTGGTCGACTGGTTGGTGGTGCTGACAGGAAGCTCTTACCAACTTATCAGTTGAAAAGCCGTAGATATCTGGGCCCAACTGCCATGGACGCAGAGATGGCTTTCTTGATGGCTAACCAAGCACTGGTCATGCCAGGGAAACTCGTCTACGATCCTTTTGTTGGAACTGGCAGCATTCTTGTTGCTGCAGCTCACTTTGGGGCAATGACCATG GGTGCTGACATTGATATTAGGGCTGTACGTGATGGTCGTGGACCTGACTGTAATGTTTGGAGCAATTTTAAGCAG TACGGATTACCCTCGCCAGTTGCTCTTTTAAGGGCAGATAATAATCTTCCTCCTTGGCGATCTGGATTAAAAGAG ATTTTTGATGCCATAATCTGTGACCCGCCTTATGGGGTTCGTGCTGGGGGACGCAAGTCTGGTGGCCGGAAATTGCTCAAGGGAATTGTGGGCCCTTACACTGTTCCTGATGATAAGAGAACTGACCACATACCCTCAACTGCACCTTACAGCTTAGCTGAGTGTGTGCATGACTTACTTGACCTTGCTGCTAGGATGCTAGTAATGGGTGGCAGGCTTGTATACTTTTACCCTGTATTGAGAGAAGATGATGTTATGGAAAATCACTTTCCAGAGCACCCATGTTTCAAATTGATTGCATCTTCTGAACAGATTTTAAGTTCCCGTTACAGCCGGGTATTAGTAACCATGGTGAAGACAGGTTCATACACCGACAAAGTGGCTGAGGCAGCCAAGATCAAGCATCAGGAGTTCAAGGAGAATTATGTGAAGTGGTTAGAACATGGTAATCTCCATTCTTCTGTTTTCGGTCCAGCTCATCTGCATTTAGGTGAAGAAACTGATTCTAAATTATGTAAAGAACTGAAACCAAAGTACAGAGGAAAATATGTATGA
- the LOC133700204 gene encoding NAC domain-containing protein 104-like translates to MGCVNLPPGFRFCPSDEELVVHFLHRKAALLPCHPDVIPDLGLYPYDPWQLDGKALSEGKQRYFYSRRTQNKITSNGCWKPMAGRGEELVLASDSNKTVGTKKYFLFYTADGIRTNWVMEEYRLSGFGTSASTKTRNRQKQDYSKWVICRVYERDLDEDDSGTDQLSCLDEVFLSLDDLDEISLPN, encoded by the exons ATGGGTTGTGTTAATCTTCCTCCTGGTTTTCGGTTTTGCCCTAGTGATGAAGAGCTCGTAGTGCATTTTCTTCATCGTAAAGCAGCTCTTTTACCTTGCCATCCAGATGTGATCCCCGATCTTGGTCTTTATCCCTATGATCCATGGCAACTTGATG GCAAAGCGCTGTCCGAGGGTAAACAACGCTATTTCTATAGCAGAAGGACACAAAACAAGATTACCAGCAATGGATGCTGGAAGCCAATGGCCGGCCGTGGCGAAGAGCTTGTGCTTGCAAGTGATAGCAACAAAACAGTAGGAACGAAGAAGTATTTTCTGTTTTATACAGCTGATGGTATAAGAACTAACTGGGTAATGGAAGAGTACAGACTATCAGGATTTGGCACTTCTGCCTCTACTAAAACAAGAAACCGGCAAAAACAA GATTATAGTAAATGGGTTATTTGTCGAGTCTACGAGCGAGATCTTGACGAGGACGACAGCGGAACAGATCAGCTCTCATGTCTAGATGAAGTTTTTCTATCTTTGGACGATCTTGATGAAATAAGTTTGCCAAACTAA